TCCGCCGTTGCCGCCGACTTGCCGCCGGTCTTCTTTTCGAGCCGGATGCCGGAAATCTCCATCGTTTTGTCCACCGCCTTGCACATATCGTAAATGGTGAGCGCCGCCACCGACACTGCGGTCAGCGCCTCCATCTCCACGCCGGTCGCTTCTCTGGTGATCGCCGTTGCCGTGATGCCGACAGCGTTGTCATGCAGCTCGAAGCCGATGTCGATCCAGGAGAGGTTGAGCTGATGGCAGAGCGGGATGAGCGCCGAGGTCTGCTTGGCCGCCTGGATGGCCGCGATCTTGGCTGCCGCCAGTACGTTGCCCTTGGGCAGCTCCTCCTGGCGGAGCAGCGCGATGGTCTCCGGCTTCATGACGATCCGGCCCGAAGCGCGAGCTTCACGCCGGGTCGGTGGTTTTCCGGAAACGTCAACCATGCGGAGCGTGCCGCTGTCGTCGAGGTGAGTGAATTCCATGATGAAAAAGAGTTGGCTCGACCGGAACGTGCCCGTCAGGCGGTCAGGCTCCGGGATTGAAAAAGCAGCGCGGAGAGGGCAGGTATCGATCCGCTCTCCACGCCCGAATATAGGCAATCTTGACGCTTTTCCCCTCTATCGCATCGGGAACGCCGTTTCCTTGTCGCGGGCGTGCTTCTCGTTTTTGCCCTTTTTTAGCAAATGCTTGGAACTCATTTGAAAAAATAGGAGTATAATGAGTGGTGATAATACCTGCCGAATTGAGGCGCGGGGACAGACAGACAAACCAGCAACCCCATTCAATCAAAGTAATAACGCCATGGGAACCAAAGGACGTGAAATCGTAGGCGAGCATATCGAACGTGTGCTCGAACTGCTGAACAAGGCATTCGCTGACGAGTGGCTGGCATACTACCAGTACTGGATCGGCTCCAAAATCGTGGAGGGGCCGATGAAGGACGCGGTCATCGCCGAACTCTTGCAGCACGCCGCCGATGAGCTTCGCCATGCAGACATGGTCAGCATGCGCATCATTCAGCTTGGCGGCACTCCGCTGACCAGCCCGAAACAGTGGTTCGAGTGGACCAACTGCGGCTATGAGGCTCCGGATGACAAGTTCGTCCAGATGATTCTCGAACAGAACATCTCCGGCGAGCAGTGTGCCATCACCACCTACAACAACATCATCCAGGAGATCGGCATGAAGGATCCGGTCACGTACAACCTCGCAGTGCAGATTCTTCAGGACGAGGTCGAACACGAAGAAGACCTCCAGTCCCTGCTCGAAGACCTCGGCGTCTTCCTCCGGAAATGATTCATCATTCATAACTCATAACTCAGCATTCATTTATGCCAACGACCCACG
This genomic window from Chlorobaculum limnaeum contains:
- a CDS encoding ferritin-like domain-containing protein; amino-acid sequence: MGTKGREIVGEHIERVLELLNKAFADEWLAYYQYWIGSKIVEGPMKDAVIAELLQHAADELRHADMVSMRIIQLGGTPLTSPKQWFEWTNCGYEAPDDKFVQMILEQNISGEQCAITTYNNIIQEIGMKDPVTYNLAVQILQDEVEHEEDLQSLLEDLGVFLRK